Proteins from a single region of Syntrophales bacterium:
- a CDS encoding TetR/AcrR family transcriptional regulator yields MKAPTKRDEILEAALELIAERGFHGAPMAMIAEKAGVGAGTIYRYFETKEALIRQLFEELKAKLMATLLADHPAERPARERFFHLWKALFRYLIANPLHFRYLEQYHNSPYGVAQHRDRLLNKPEEQDPIRDLFEEGVEQQILKNLPVLVIFSLAFGPLFGLIQDQLNGFIEMDDDLTERIAEACWDALKR; encoded by the coding sequence TTGAAAGCACCCACCAAACGAGACGAAATTCTTGAAGCCGCCCTGGAGCTGATCGCCGAGCGCGGCTTCCACGGGGCGCCCATGGCCATGATCGCCGAAAAGGCGGGAGTGGGAGCGGGGACAATCTATCGCTATTTCGAGACGAAAGAAGCCCTGATCCGGCAGCTCTTCGAGGAGTTGAAAGCAAAGCTCATGGCTACCCTCCTGGCGGATCACCCGGCCGAAAGGCCCGCCCGGGAGCGTTTTTTTCATTTATGGAAAGCGCTGTTCCGGTACCTGATCGCCAACCCTCTCCATTTCCGGTACCTGGAGCAGTATCACAACTCCCCCTACGGTGTGGCCCAGCACCGTGACAGGCTCTTGAACAAGCCGGAAGAACAGGACCCCATCCGGGACCTTTTCGAGGAGGGGGTCGAGCAGCAGATCCTGAAGAATCTGCCCGTTCTGGTGATCTTTTCCTTGGCCTTCGGTCCCCTGTTCGGCCTGATCCAGGACCAGTTGAACGGGTTCATCGAAATGGATGACGACCTGACCGAAAGAATCGCGGAGGCATGCTGGGACGCGTTGAAGAGGTAA
- a CDS encoding efflux RND transporter periplasmic adaptor subunit has translation MQIFKRAGYKAVVGIFLGVLIAAGCGQQTAGGPPQGGPPEVAVVTIQPRVVATTTELAGRTSAHQIAEVRPQVGGIVQKRLFTEGADVKAGQVLYRIDPATYQAAFDNARAALARSEANLPAIRLRAERVKELLADKAVSQQDYDDASAALKQAEADVQYWKATVENARINLKYTSVTAPISGRIGRSSVTEGALVSAQQPAALATIQRLDPMYVDVPQSTAELLRLRRSTEEGRLDPNGAGQRKVRLILDDGRPYPLEGTLQFRDVTVDPTTGSVVLRAVFPNPKGILLPGMYVRAVVQEGVRRQAILVPQQGVSRDPKGNPLVLVVDKEGKVQQRMITTDRAIGDQWLVASGLAAGEKVVVEGMQKARPGATVKTVPFVAEDENNAGKAKDAAAPTADKSGR, from the coding sequence ATGCAGATTTTCAAAAGAGCCGGATACAAAGCCGTCGTGGGAATCTTCCTGGGGGTACTGATCGCCGCCGGATGCGGGCAGCAGACGGCGGGAGGGCCTCCGCAGGGCGGACCGCCCGAGGTAGCCGTCGTGACGATCCAGCCCCGGGTGGTGGCCACCACGACGGAACTGGCCGGCCGGACATCCGCCCATCAGATCGCCGAGGTGCGGCCCCAGGTGGGAGGCATCGTCCAGAAGCGGCTGTTCACGGAAGGTGCCGACGTCAAGGCGGGACAGGTTCTCTACCGGATCGACCCGGCGACGTATCAGGCCGCCTTCGACAACGCCCGGGCCGCCCTGGCCCGATCCGAGGCCAACCTGCCGGCGATTCGCTTACGGGCCGAACGCGTGAAGGAACTCCTGGCCGACAAGGCCGTCAGCCAGCAGGATTACGACGACGCCTCGGCCGCCCTGAAACAGGCGGAGGCGGACGTCCAGTACTGGAAAGCCACGGTCGAAAACGCCCGGATCAACCTGAAATACACCTCCGTCACGGCACCCATCTCGGGCCGCATCGGACGATCCAGCGTCACCGAGGGCGCCCTCGTCTCGGCCCAGCAGCCGGCGGCCCTGGCCACCATTCAGCGGCTGGATCCCATGTACGTGGATGTGCCCCAGTCGACAGCCGAACTCCTGCGGCTGCGGCGGAGCACCGAGGAGGGCCGCCTGGACCCGAACGGGGCCGGACAGAGAAAGGTGCGGCTCATCCTGGATGACGGCAGGCCCTATCCCCTGGAGGGAACCCTCCAGTTCCGGGACGTCACGGTCGATCCGACGACCGGCTCGGTCGTCCTGCGGGCGGTCTTTCCCAATCCGAAGGGGATCCTCCTGCCGGGCATGTACGTCCGGGCGGTGGTGCAGGAAGGCGTACGCAGGCAGGCCATCCTCGTCCCCCAGCAGGGAGTGTCACGGGATCCCAAGGGAAACCCGCTCGTCCTGGTCGTGGATAAGGAAGGGAAAGTCCAGCAGCGGATGATCACGACGGACCGCGCCATCGGCGACCAGTGGCTTGTCGCCTCCGGCCTGGCGGCGGGCGAGAAGGTCGTCGTCGAGGGCATGCAGAAGGCACGGCCCGGCGCCACCGTGAAGACGGTCCCCTTCGTCGCCGAGGACGAAAACAACGCCGGGAAGGCAAAAGACGCAGCCGCACCGACGGCGGACAAGAGCGGGCGGTGA